The nucleotide window GGTAGAAATTGTTCAACATGCGGTGGTCCACAAATCAGCCTGACCACTACTTAGAAGTAATGCCTTCTACAATGCAAGggcctcccttcccctctgcccTGCACAACGTCCTCACCACTCCGCAAACATATGGTGTGGTGATACCGGCTAACCCCAGGAATGTCTCCACATTACCTGTGTTGAGGAGGAGCCAGTGGGTCTGTAGCCAGAAAGCACTGTTTAAAATGTGAACTgttacagaacaaataaatactGTGTACAGGAATATACATGTGTGGTCTCTTTCTTGCTAACCAAAATGGTTTACTTCCCTTATAGAAAAAAAGGTGAGCAGATGGATGGCATCCTTTGTGGAGGAAACAGTATGGACAGTTTCTGAGGTGAAGGAGCAGTGGGTATCCGGAGAGGGATGCCTGCTTCAGTCTCATTCATGGGAGAAGCTCCTGTATGAGTCTCCTCTGGGAACTTGGGAGACCAATTCTAGGAGTGAGCCTGATCCTATAGTCTGTGGGAACCTAAAATCATACTACCTTCCAATGGCTTCTAGGATCatatttaataatgtttttacttttgaaaCTGTTATAGTCGTGTGTGCTGTGGCGTGTGTGGATGGTAAAGACAGCCTTtggggtcagttctcttccaCTGTCGGACCCAGGCATCAGGTTCAGGCTGCGGTAATCGATTAATcagcaccttacccactgagccatttatcCAGCCAGTTCTTGTCAATTCTTATTGATAATTCTTATTGTTTTGAAACTTACTTATGCATATGAGTTATttgcttgcctgtatgtctgtgtgtcccatgtgtgtgcagggtctgtggaggctgggagagggcagattccctggagctggatttacagttATTAGTCACCATGCATGTTAGGAACTGGAAATCACatgcaggacctctggaagagaagctggctccctggccagcccaTGTAATCATACTTTACTAGCTATTATGAGGATTCAAGTATGCAAGTGTGCAAGGTGTCTTCAACAGTGTTTCCATTTTCCTGTGTATGACTTCCAGAAAAATCCCAGTGAACCATAGATAAGCCACCATCAATTTGCTCACCTGTTTCTTCAGCTTCCAGACAGCTGACTAGCTTCATCAGACCCTTAAAGGTAGAAGTGTGTTTAACTTGCCTTTTTGTCTGCATTGTGTGGTCTAGCCTTGAGCAGTCAGTGAAGAAACGGGGATTCTGGATTCATGAGATGGGAGATAGGTAGAGCAAAGCAGTGTCAAGGGAAACGGGGCAGAGCAATGTCCTGGAGATGACTTAAGGTTCTCTTATTCTAAACACAAGGCTCAAGAGACACTTTTGCTTACACGGATGTTAATAAGCAAACACAGATGGTAGGGTTTAGCCTGCTCCCCAAACCCACTTAACTTCTAACACTGCTCTTCTATGGATGACCCAGCCACTTCTTTTAGCTCCTGGCTGGTCCCTTGTTGAAATTCCTTGTCTTGTAGCGCTGAGTAGAGGTCGATACCTTCGGAGATAGAGCGGATGGGATGGTTGGGATACTGTTGGCAGCTGGTCAAAGGGTCCCCTGAGTGGGCTGCGCATGGTATCTGGGGAAGGAAACAGCGGTGGTGGTGTGCGAGGCAGCTGGGGTTGGGGTCGAAGCTCTTCCTGTGCCTGCACTGGAACTCCAGCACCATCCTCGTGTACGTGTTGAAGGTGGTGACAGCCGATGCCATGCAGCAGGTGAAGGAAACCCAGGCCGTGCTAGGGGCAAGCACAGAGACACAACAGTAAGAATCTGACTTGATGGAAAGAAAGTACCCTCTGCTCTGCCACAGACCAGGCACTGTCTTCTGGGGGACTTAGGAACCTGAGTGTGTTAGGTTCTGTGTGTCCTTCTACCGTGCTTCTGTGAAAGACAGACCAGAGGACTCCATCTGCCTTAGCTTTATAGccaaagagaaaacaggaggtgTCCAATGCATTTAATGCCATCGATTTTCTGCCACGCTCTTCTATGCCTCTTGTGTGGTGGGTTTATTTACCCCTGTAAAGTCTAGATCCCACAGAGCTCTAGCTCTGCTCTACGGGGTGAGCATGCACTAATgcacccctcccccttctttcttcccttcatgCACTTTGCCCTGACTCTGGAGCTACCATCCCTCATCTGCCCAGCATTCCTTCCAACTTAATTGTCCCCAAAGTTGAGCCTTTGATAGTCATTCCTGAAAATATTTGACTACAGATCTGAAGGCATCGCACTTTGCTCTAGTGGAATTTATTACGAAACTGTGGTTCTTGGCATGGGGTAGGGGGTAGTTTATAGTGGGAACTGGATGTGCATAGAAGCTGGGTggatctgagaaagaaaaaagcaccCTAGGGAACTACATCCAACACATTCCTAAAGACCTGGGAAGTCAGACCCCTAAATAACTCTGTCCTTCTGTGAAGCCCAGGAAACAGGGTTTgcgaaggtgggggtggtggtgcttgGAGGTCAAAGGTTGTTGAGAGCCAGGCCAAGGACTGTCTTGCAGGTTCCTGTTTGTTACCTGACAGTAGGTCCATATGTGATCATCCTAGTGAGACTGTCAGCCTGAGCCCCAAagttctctggtgtgtgtgtgtctcttaaGTCAGTCCTTACCTTCCCCCTTGCTTGGGGCAGttgtctcttttttgttgttgacacTGAGCACACGAGCTAACTGGCCTATGAGCTTCCAGGAATTCTGGGTCTCGCCTCCCGTCTCTCCTTACTGCTGGCATCAGAGACGCCTGCACTGCTGTGTGTGGCTTTTACTCGGGCCCCAGGGATTTAAACTCGGGTCCTTATGCTTCTACGGCAGTTAatttacccatgagccatctcaccaacccagccGGCCATTCTGGTGCCAAGAAAGTTTGAAGTGGGCAAAAGTGAGGCCTGACTGGTTGGGGAAACCAGCCAAGCTGAtaagggtgggtggatggattaGAGTCCTCAATGCAAAGGAGGAACTGGATAGGATCAGAAGTGGGGAGCCTCCTATGTACCTGCATTCGGATGGAAATGTGAGCCCAGCAGTGTGTTTTCTGTGCCATTAATAATGCCCTCAGCACTTATCGGAGACTGTTTGTGTGAATCCGGGTCATTAGCTTTGCAGTGAGTAGAGAATGTCCctccagggagaaagaaaaagaataaaacacaaaacaccaaaaacaaaaacccagagctagtTTAGGTGCATATTCAGGAAAGTGAGATGAACTCCTGAAGGTGGGCAGGGCTCCAGGGAAAGAGTATTTGAGACTTACACAAAGGTAATGCTCTGCTTGAATGTGTTGAAGGtggcactcctgtaatcccagcacttgagaagtaaaggcaggagaatcaggggcgcagggccagccttggctacatagttagAGGCTAGCATGGACTACATATGATTTTTTAACCCTGctcgcccccacccccccaccaggaaatttaaaaaatgatgaagtCCTTAGTTTTGAAGGTTAGGCTGGGGAAGCAAACAGCGGTGATGTGCGAGGCAGTGGAGGGTGCTGGTTCAAGCTTTTCCTGTGTCTACACTTGAACAACAGCACTGTCCTCATGTATGTGTTGAAGGCAAGGACAGCTGATGCCAcgcagcttttgtttgttttgtgtttttgtttttagagacagagttcctctgtgaaacagtcctggctgtcctggaactccctccgtagaccaggcaggcttcgaactcagagatccacctgtctctgtctcctgagtgctgggattaaaggtgtgcccccaccaccacctggtggcaGCTTTATTTCTCGCAGTTCAGTAGAATTAAGACTGGAAATCTAGAGTTAGGAAGAAGTTACTCTTGGAATAAGGGAGTATATGATGGATGGAAAGTATTTTAGGATCATCAAGAGATCAGAGAGAATTCAATCACAATTTCAAGATTATAATCATTGTCCATTTCTCTAATACCCTGAACCATAAAATATAGAACATACAGCATAGTTCCCACAAGGCATATAAAACCGGCCTTGCTACTCAAGGACATTGTGTAGGTCAAAGAAACAACTAATTACAGCTACTGAGCAGAAAACTGGACCAGGTAGCATCCTCAAAGCAAGTGAGAAGAAGGTTCTGTGCACCCtctgaaggcaggaagggagcaGATAGCTGTCCCCTGGTCCAGCCCTGGATTtgactgatggaggaggaggacatgggaaGGTACATCAGCTGAGGGTAGAAAATCCTGTGCGAGGTTGCTGGAGTTGGATTGTGGAGGTTCAGGGGATGAGGATTACTTACTAGAAAGCCCAGCCATAATTCCAAGAATGTGGTCTCCAGTCCTCTGGACCTAAGTTGGCAGTTGCCTGGAAGACTTGCGAATACATCATGTGGGCCACCATCCCCAGAAGGCCTATGGAGGGAACAAGAAACAGAGGCCTTGGAGAAGGCTTCGTGGCATCTGTCTGTTGGCATCTGGGTCGGTCTATGTCAGGGCATCTAGGGGAGGGGCATCTCCTTGCATGACTATCTTTACAATGATTACCCCAAATTTTTGGCTGAGAGCTGTGACAAAATCTGAGTCAGTCTGTCATGGCTGGTGCTCATTTGGACTTCTTCCTACCCTTTAGCCTGCacagtgtgtatgtgcgtgcgtgggtgcgtgtgtgtgtgtgtgtgtgtgtgtgtgtgtgtgtgtgtgtgtgtaaaatcttaTTGTACTTTAAATTCTGTCCAACAATTACACTGTGGAAAAGCTATATATTCCAATTGAAAAGTAAACTGAGCCAAAGGCTTTACATGTTGAGAAAGCTTCCAAATAAAGGAACCTAGAAGTAAGAGCATATAAAGATACAGTTTCACAGTGTCTTCTGCTGCCCTCCtcgtgtgtgcttgcatgtgcagGAGTGTGCACAAGTGCCTGTGTGTGGGCACAGAGGTTGTCTGgttttcctctattgctttccGTCTTAATTCcctcgaggcagggtttcttacTGAGTCTG belongs to Onychomys torridus chromosome 3, mOncTor1.1, whole genome shotgun sequence and includes:
- the Gsg1 gene encoding germ cell-specific gene 1 protein isoform X5, which encodes MELQKGSPVQRTFISAIFSMLSLSLSAASLLSNEWFVGTQKVPKPLCGQGLAAKCFAMPMSLDGGITNTSAEEVVQYTWETGDDRFSFLIFRSGMWLSCEETVEEPGEKCRSFIELTPPAQRGLLGMVAHMMYSQVFQATANLGPEDWRPHSWNYGWAFYTAWVSFTCCMASAVTTFNTYTRMVLEFQCRHRKSFDPNPSCLAHHHRCFLPQIPCAAHSGDPLTSCQQYPNHPIRSISEGIDLYSALQDKEFQQGTSQELKEVAGSSIEEQC